One part of the Acinetobacter sp. XS-4 genome encodes these proteins:
- a CDS encoding ABC transporter ATP-binding protein: MIQIDQLNYAYGYKQVLKNIHLEFPENQFSVILGRNGCGKSTLFKLMAGLEPVKDGLIRYSGKPLSDFKGKDRAGLLGFLPQFHKTVFPFLVKDVVITGRAAFSRYRPSKSDWERVDQALLDLDIEHLRDRPYTELSGGERQLVMIARILVQAPKVILLDEPTNHLDVYYQSYLMKKLRQLSRQNFTVIAIMHDPNLAFLFADQLFFMRQHEVVKPESKTRITDPKFLKSVYDVEFHEAMIQDKTIVIPDHSWL; the protein is encoded by the coding sequence ATGATTCAAATTGATCAGTTAAATTATGCCTATGGGTACAAACAGGTTCTTAAAAATATTCATTTGGAGTTTCCTGAAAATCAGTTTTCCGTCATTTTAGGGCGCAATGGCTGTGGGAAATCGACACTTTTTAAATTGATGGCAGGCCTAGAACCCGTAAAAGACGGGTTGATTCGTTACTCAGGAAAACCACTATCGGACTTTAAAGGCAAAGATCGGGCTGGATTACTCGGCTTTTTACCGCAGTTTCATAAAACTGTATTTCCATTTTTGGTTAAAGATGTGGTGATTACGGGGCGTGCCGCTTTTAGCCGATATAGACCTTCAAAATCGGACTGGGAACGTGTAGACCAAGCTTTGCTTGATTTAGACATTGAGCATTTGCGCGATCGTCCTTATACCGAGTTATCAGGTGGTGAAAGGCAATTGGTTATGATTGCGCGTATTTTAGTGCAAGCACCGAAAGTCATTTTGCTTGATGAGCCAACCAACCATCTCGATGTTTATTATCAGTCTTATTTAATGAAAAAATTGCGTCAGTTGTCGCGGCAAAATTTTACGGTGATTGCGATTATGCATGATCCTAACTTGGCCTTTTTATTTGCAGACCAGCTGTTTTTTATGCGCCAACATGAGGTGGTTAAGCCTGAGTCAAAAACTCGAATCACCGATCCTAAGTTTTTAAAAAGTGTCTACGATGTTGAGTTCCATGAAGCCATGATTCAAGACAAAACGATTGTGATACCTGATCATTCTTGGCTATGA
- a CDS encoding iron ABC transporter permease, translated as MQKLKYYWFYPLPFVMIFISLLIGPTQTLSAWDYLRWGVQAVFGTPYFDAEQFRLMQNILVNVRLPRILLTFMVGAALATAGNGLQALFRNPLVDSYVLGISSGAAFGAALALSLSWLSPNLSAFIFGVCAVALTYLFAHQKHESQTSLVMVILSGMIVSGLFLAGLTVIQYLSDPFKLQAIVQWTMGNLHQASWQKVQYAVLPICIGLAGLFAMRWRLNLMALGAEEAQAVGVNPRWEQLLLIALVTVCTSTSVAAAGIISLYGLFMPHIVRMLVGPDHRYSIPANMILGGSFLLMIDNFSRVLLTFEIPIGIFTMLLGAPFFLLLMKTQRTHWA; from the coding sequence ATGCAAAAGCTGAAATATTATTGGTTTTACCCGTTACCGTTCGTCATGATTTTTATCTCGCTGCTCATAGGGCCAACGCAGACATTGAGTGCATGGGATTATTTGCGGTGGGGGGTGCAAGCGGTGTTTGGTACACCATATTTTGATGCGGAACAATTTAGACTGATGCAAAATATTCTGGTCAATGTCAGGCTGCCTAGAATTTTACTGACCTTTATGGTGGGAGCTGCATTAGCAACCGCGGGAAATGGTTTACAGGCATTGTTTCGTAATCCATTGGTTGATTCTTATGTACTTGGTATTTCATCTGGTGCGGCGTTTGGTGCAGCTTTAGCACTTTCTTTAAGTTGGCTTTCACCAAACCTATCAGCCTTTATTTTTGGTGTTTGTGCTGTTGCCTTAACATATTTATTTGCACATCAAAAACATGAAAGCCAGACATCTTTAGTCATGGTAATTTTATCAGGCATGATTGTTTCAGGACTGTTTTTGGCAGGACTTACAGTCATTCAATACTTAAGTGATCCATTTAAACTGCAAGCGATTGTGCAATGGACGATGGGTAACTTACATCAGGCTTCTTGGCAAAAAGTTCAATACGCCGTGCTGCCGATTTGTATTGGCCTTGCTGGGCTATTTGCAATGCGTTGGCGCCTAAACTTAATGGCCCTCGGTGCCGAAGAAGCGCAGGCGGTTGGTGTTAACCCAAGGTGGGAACAGCTTCTTTTAATTGCGTTGGTGACTGTATGTACGTCAACTTCTGTGGCAGCGGCTGGCATTATTAGTTTATATGGGCTGTTTATGCCGCATATTGTGAGAATGTTGGTTGGGCCAGATCACCGCTATAGTATTCCTGCCAATATGATTTTGGGTGGCAGTTTTCTACTGATGATTGATAACTTTTCTCGGGTTTTACTGACATTTGAAATACCGATTGGTATTTTTACCATGCTACTTGGTGCACCATTTTTCTTATTATTAATGAAAACACAGAGGACTCATTGGGCATGA
- a CDS encoding TonB-dependent receptor yields the protein MSKFLLNPLAWSILFAQFSMPTMAQSQTDQQVAELEKITIKAEDATETSISSTALTQFEHGLLSVPFTKSHVSAQDIQNNNIQRVSDALSLVNGVVYQDSYGGGFWDNYSFRGFSTDPNMGTSYLRNGLSALSGIHTPRDIANIQAIDFLKGPMAAMYGQGAIGGIMNITTKQPEWMQKNQVSLSGSTLEEYRASLDSTGVLNDAVAYRLGLAYENNQSFRDHVDSQHYFIAPQLAWKISDQTQLNLDTEFSEHQGVFDRGIPMVNGQFVVNKKTFLGEPSDGDIKVKDQMYQLRLNHQFNENWNNTTALSYGHGERAGTSTEISSIADDGQTANRFRRYRQFETETIQFQSILRGKFNTGLLKHELVANVEAGHYTIDQIQLRNAVGTSSPINIYHPVYGQNILALARTTKNTKETQNMLGVNLQDQIFLNNQWNVLIGGRFNRLDQQINDYKTGLTAQQKFTPFSPRIGVNYQPTTKLALYSNWGKSFELNTGLNKENQLYDPEKTQSWEIGAKYEYLPQSWFGLTYFDLDKQHLLTEGITDAYVDSGRVQSHGLEVELKHQFNDHLRVGANYTFTKASVIESEVDTKGARLKNIPKHTANLNADYQFELLGRAAGLVGTINYFGKRSANYIDNGTSLPEFTVVNVGGYIQVHPDLRAQLNIDNVFDKDYYVSSYTDEWVQPGEPLKATLSLTWNF from the coding sequence ATGTCTAAATTTTTACTTAATCCACTGGCGTGGAGTATCTTGTTTGCTCAATTTTCTATGCCAACAATGGCACAAAGCCAAACTGATCAACAGGTTGCTGAGTTAGAAAAAATCACGATCAAAGCGGAAGATGCTACAGAGACCTCTATTTCTTCAACAGCATTAACTCAATTTGAACATGGCTTATTGAGTGTTCCATTTACCAAGTCCCATGTATCAGCTCAAGATATCCAAAATAATAATATTCAGCGTGTGAGTGATGCATTGTCACTGGTGAATGGTGTGGTTTATCAGGACAGCTACGGTGGAGGTTTTTGGGATAATTACTCGTTTCGTGGCTTTAGTACAGATCCCAATATGGGTACAAGCTATTTACGTAATGGTTTGAGCGCTTTAAGTGGCATTCACACCCCAAGGGATATAGCAAACATTCAGGCAATTGATTTCTTAAAAGGTCCAATGGCGGCTATGTATGGGCAAGGTGCTATTGGTGGCATTATGAACATTACAACTAAACAACCTGAGTGGATGCAAAAAAATCAGGTGAGTTTAAGTGGTAGCACATTAGAAGAATATCGGGCTTCTCTAGATAGCACAGGCGTATTAAACGATGCGGTGGCTTATAGACTTGGGCTGGCTTATGAAAATAACCAGAGTTTTAGAGACCATGTCGATAGTCAGCATTACTTTATCGCTCCTCAGCTTGCATGGAAAATCTCGGATCAAACACAGCTCAATCTGGATACTGAATTTTCAGAACATCAGGGTGTATTTGACCGTGGTATTCCGATGGTTAATGGGCAGTTTGTTGTCAATAAAAAGACCTTTTTAGGTGAGCCATCGGATGGTGACATTAAAGTCAAAGACCAGATGTATCAATTACGATTGAATCACCAATTTAATGAAAACTGGAATAACACTACAGCTTTAAGCTATGGTCATGGGGAGCGAGCAGGAACCTCCACTGAAATTTCGAGCATTGCTGATGATGGGCAAACAGCAAACCGTTTTAGGCGCTACCGTCAATTTGAAACAGAGACAATTCAGTTCCAATCGATTCTTCGGGGCAAATTTAATACAGGATTGCTAAAGCACGAACTCGTTGCAAATGTTGAAGCTGGACACTATACAATCGATCAAATTCAGCTTCGTAATGCAGTGGGCACATCAAGCCCGATTAATATTTATCATCCCGTATATGGTCAAAATATTTTAGCGCTGGCTAGAACAACAAAAAATACGAAAGAAACTCAAAATATGCTGGGAGTGAACTTACAAGACCAGATTTTCTTGAATAATCAATGGAATGTATTAATAGGTGGGCGTTTTAATCGTCTGGACCAACAAATTAATGATTACAAGACAGGTCTAACGGCTCAACAGAAATTTACCCCGTTTAGTCCACGCATTGGAGTGAATTATCAACCAACGACAAAGCTTGCTTTGTATAGCAATTGGGGCAAATCTTTTGAGTTGAATACAGGACTCAATAAAGAAAATCAACTTTATGACCCAGAGAAAACTCAAAGTTGGGAAATTGGAGCAAAATACGAATATCTACCGCAAAGTTGGTTTGGACTTACCTATTTTGATTTAGATAAACAACATCTACTGACCGAAGGTATAACAGATGCTTATGTCGATAGTGGACGTGTACAGAGTCATGGGCTAGAGGTCGAATTAAAACATCAATTCAATGATCATCTTCGTGTGGGAGCAAATTATACTTTTACAAAAGCATCGGTGATTGAAAGTGAAGTTGATACAAAAGGTGCTCGTCTTAAAAATATTCCGAAGCACACGGCAAATTTAAATGCGGATTACCAGTTTGAATTATTAGGAAGAGCGGCTGGCTTGGTCGGCACAATTAACTATTTTGGCAAGCGTAGTGCTAATTACATAGACAATGGAACCAGTTTACCGGAATTTACAGTGGTGAATGTTGGGGGCTATATACAAGTTCATCCTGATTTACGAGCACAATTAAATATTGATAACGTGTTCGATAAGGACTATTACGTTTCGAGTTATACGGATGAATGGGTACAACCCGGAGAGCCGCTGAAGGCAACTTTATCTTTGACTTGGAACTTCTGA
- a CDS encoding ABC transporter substrate-binding protein, which yields MKLLVLIVSLLILCGCSSSEQSRKTKEKLTAHSICVFDSTNTKVCVDKPAQRIVSLFESGLDGLYMLGQGHKVIGIPAEVYIQPLLFNAYSKIDKRIANKQLATPSQGANATNIESLVLLKPDLVIVGSGQTQTIELLRQFGIAVYVMESGTYQQVKEELSEIAVLSGAQKRAQEILSFSDEIVAEVAAKTARQPNKQSIYYAWSGGRIFSTSGRQSITNDFIELAGAYNIVQTNANQPNVNPETLIEWNPDNIVLWNTNPKLIYERKELQGLSAVQNRKVFNLSPAFIYNPHTIKIIITAIYLNHSIYPEQSDLPVSALQQRILTQLYGEQLAKALVQ from the coding sequence ATGAAGCTATTGGTTTTAATAGTCAGTTTACTCATTCTATGTGGATGCTCTTCATCTGAACAAAGTAGAAAAACTAAAGAAAAGTTAACAGCCCACTCTATATGTGTTTTTGATAGTACAAATACAAAAGTCTGTGTAGATAAACCAGCACAAAGAATTGTTTCTTTATTTGAGTCGGGTTTAGATGGCTTATATATGCTAGGGCAAGGTCACAAAGTGATTGGTATACCAGCCGAAGTATACATCCAACCTTTATTATTCAATGCCTATTCAAAAATAGATAAGCGTATCGCCAATAAACAGCTTGCAACACCTTCACAAGGGGCAAATGCAACCAATATTGAAAGTCTTGTATTGTTAAAACCTGATCTGGTGATTGTAGGGAGCGGGCAGACTCAAACGATTGAACTGTTACGGCAGTTTGGCATTGCTGTATATGTCATGGAGTCAGGTACTTACCAGCAAGTAAAAGAAGAGTTATCTGAAATTGCTGTTCTGAGCGGTGCCCAAAAGCGTGCTCAAGAAATTTTAAGTTTTTCGGATGAAATTGTGGCGGAGGTCGCAGCCAAAACTGCACGTCAGCCAAATAAACAATCGATTTACTACGCGTGGTCAGGAGGGCGAATTTTTTCTACCTCTGGACGTCAGTCAATTACCAATGACTTTATTGAACTCGCTGGTGCTTACAACATTGTTCAGACCAATGCCAATCAACCCAATGTAAACCCCGAGACATTAATTGAGTGGAACCCTGACAATATTGTGCTTTGGAATACCAACCCAAAACTGATTTATGAACGAAAAGAATTACAAGGCTTAAGTGCAGTACAAAACCGTAAGGTATTTAATTTGAGCCCTGCATTTATATATAACCCACATACCATCAAAATCATTATTACGGCGATTTATTTGAATCACAGTATTTATCCTGAACAGTCTGATTTGCCAGTAAGTGCTTTACAACAGCGTATTTTAACTCAGTTGTATGGTGAGCAGCTTGCCAAAGCGTTGGTGCAATGA
- a CDS encoding tyrosinase family protein: protein MKRNYYILGTLLFSMSLATHADSLRMSATEFAKDPAKVSALQKGLEKMRANNNAPPLSPEFRTSFNYWANTHGYFGTGTHATDKDYYVNQYRMPQCLQIYSKAICDSYYKHIQNSPVPNDGFTDEVWGTCQHGNLNFLPWHRMMLYFYERTVRKYVGQDYSLPYWDYYQEKAANGKGLALPKLVRGKEAGTLYDQFRTPGLNTNISAIDPDNASAAQAFKWDNFTDFSNQLQSQPHGVMHCAVGKNCVLPDMGFVPIAGLDPVFYMHHANIDRLWQCWLNKKANGQPITLEWAKKNLGMPDSWYDTRYTFADENGNKVTMTIADVFTPGKIPVRYTNENACKVEATVMGSKGAEKANLFKMNHKPVSSNKTIKLMGVTQKVALAPQTASFLESSSQLSQTKLSSGQTYLILDNVQMIGNPNLTYKIYLSPKNKPDQKIYVATINYFGVLDHDHGGHPGHIGQLVYQVSDQVKQLGMAAEDLEVQFVATDLTLDQVKEKVSSQGLSISQVRLETSK from the coding sequence ATGAAGAGAAATTATTATATTTTAGGCACTCTCTTATTTAGCATGAGTTTAGCAACTCATGCTGACTCACTACGAATGAGTGCTACGGAGTTCGCAAAAGATCCAGCCAAAGTAAGCGCATTACAAAAGGGTTTGGAAAAAATGCGGGCAAATAATAATGCTCCCCCTTTATCACCGGAGTTTCGTACAAGCTTTAATTACTGGGCCAATACGCATGGCTATTTTGGTACAGGCACACATGCAACAGACAAAGATTATTATGTTAATCAATACCGTATGCCACAGTGTTTACAGATATATAGTAAAGCAATATGTGACAGTTACTATAAGCATATCCAAAATTCACCAGTCCCAAACGATGGCTTTACCGATGAGGTTTGGGGTACATGCCAACATGGCAATCTAAATTTCTTACCTTGGCACCGTATGATGCTTTATTTTTATGAGCGAACAGTACGTAAGTATGTTGGGCAGGATTACTCTCTTCCTTATTGGGACTATTACCAAGAAAAAGCGGCTAATGGTAAAGGCTTAGCATTACCTAAACTGGTCCGTGGTAAAGAAGCAGGTACTTTATATGATCAGTTCCGTACCCCAGGTTTAAATACAAATATCAGCGCCATAGATCCAGATAATGCCAGCGCTGCTCAAGCCTTTAAATGGGATAACTTCACAGACTTCTCTAACCAATTACAGTCTCAACCCCATGGTGTCATGCACTGTGCAGTCGGTAAAAACTGTGTGCTACCAGATATGGGATTTGTACCTATTGCAGGCTTAGACCCCGTATTTTATATGCACCATGCAAATATCGACCGCTTGTGGCAATGTTGGTTAAATAAAAAAGCGAATGGGCAACCGATTACGCTTGAATGGGCCAAGAAAAATTTAGGTATGCCAGATAGTTGGTATGACACCCGATATACATTTGCAGATGAAAACGGCAACAAAGTTACCATGACCATTGCCGATGTATTCACCCCCGGTAAAATCCCAGTGCGATATACCAATGAAAATGCTTGTAAAGTTGAAGCTACAGTCATGGGTAGTAAAGGTGCTGAAAAAGCAAACCTATTTAAAATGAATCATAAACCAGTCAGCAGCAATAAAACCATTAAGCTTATGGGTGTAACTCAAAAAGTAGCTTTAGCCCCTCAAACTGCAAGTTTCTTAGAGAGCTCTAGTCAACTTTCTCAAACAAAGCTGTCATCAGGACAAACCTATTTGATCTTAGATAATGTTCAAATGATTGGTAATCCAAATCTAACCTATAAAATTTATCTATCTCCAAAAAATAAACCTGACCAAAAAATTTATGTTGCCACAATTAACTACTTCGGTGTGTTAGATCATGACCACGGCGGACACCCAGGTCATATTGGTCAATTGGTCTACCAAGTCAGTGATCAAGTTAAGCAATTAGGCATGGCTGCTGAAGACTTAGAAGTTCAGTTTGTTGCTACTGATTTAACGCTTGATCAAGTGAAAGAAAAAGTAAGCTCTCAAGGCTTGAGTATTTCTCAGGTTCGCTTAGAAACTTCAAAATAA
- a CDS encoding PepSY-associated TM helix domain-containing protein, with translation MLTHSSFWRSLFRLIHIYAGIFIAPLLLIAAITGLLYAITPQVEQAIYKDVLYVEPLNQTPHKLSQQIEVAKQVMPKSAQVIEVRPAPSADQTTRVIFSDPIHHFNSEAVFIDPFTLQAKGHLAVYGTSGLLPFRTMLDQLHSNLLLGKWGRFYSELAASWLAILTLTGLYNWWKRRQNLKIRQTEKKKLLRWHSTLGLTLFPLLLIIAITGLTWSEWAGDNIRVARQWLSWQTPTLATSLQEDNLPTVMHHEHHDMPHSENINLNIVPSEYDTALEIARIHGIDAAQIQIKPPTSGNQAWEVAEIQRKWPTQADSIAIDMEHHKVIDQLAFKDYSLVAKLTRWGVDAHIGILFGWINQLVLALYALALCMMIIYAYKAAFKNSNLKLMTSHFVGQSLLIWNHATGSQKIWLILVGLVLGLSLPVFGFSILFTLFIFAMRKYIPSKP, from the coding sequence ATGCTGACCCATTCATCCTTCTGGCGTAGTCTTTTCCGTTTAATTCATATTTATGCTGGTATTTTTATTGCGCCCTTGTTATTGATTGCTGCAATCACTGGCTTGCTCTATGCCATTACACCACAAGTTGAACAGGCGATTTATAAAGATGTTCTATATGTTGAACCACTGAATCAAACGCCACATAAGCTCAGTCAACAAATTGAAGTTGCAAAACAAGTGATGCCCAAGTCTGCTCAGGTCATTGAAGTTAGACCAGCCCCAAGCGCTGACCAGACAACACGCGTAATTTTCTCTGACCCTATACACCATTTTAACAGCGAAGCAGTTTTTATTGATCCTTTTACACTTCAGGCCAAAGGTCATCTCGCTGTCTATGGTACCAGTGGGCTTTTACCCTTTCGAACGATGCTCGATCAATTACATAGTAATTTATTACTAGGAAAATGGGGTCGTTTTTATAGTGAACTGGCAGCAAGTTGGTTAGCCATTTTGACCTTAACTGGATTATATAATTGGTGGAAACGTCGTCAAAATCTTAAAATTAGACAAACAGAAAAAAAGAAATTATTGAGGTGGCATAGCACGTTAGGTTTAACCCTATTTCCTCTCTTATTGATCATTGCTATTACGGGTCTTACATGGTCTGAGTGGGCTGGAGATAATATACGGGTTGCTCGTCAATGGCTCAGCTGGCAAACCCCAACATTGGCAACTTCTCTTCAAGAAGATAATTTACCTACAGTGATGCACCATGAACATCACGACATGCCGCACAGTGAAAACATTAACTTAAATATTGTTCCAAGTGAATATGATACCGCTCTTGAAATTGCCAGAATACATGGCATTGACGCGGCACAAATACAAATCAAACCACCCACCAGTGGCAATCAAGCTTGGGAAGTCGCCGAAATTCAGCGTAAATGGCCAACTCAAGCAGACAGTATCGCAATTGATATGGAACACCACAAAGTCATCGATCAACTTGCATTTAAAGACTACTCGCTAGTGGCAAAGCTCACTCGTTGGGGAGTAGATGCCCATATTGGTATTTTATTTGGCTGGATTAATCAATTAGTTCTCGCACTTTATGCGCTTGCACTTTGTATGATGATTATTTATGCATATAAAGCTGCGTTTAAAAACTCGAACTTAAAACTCATGACGAGTCACTTTGTTGGGCAAAGCTTATTAATTTGGAACCATGCAACTGGCTCACAAAAAATATGGTTAATATTGGTGGGTCTCGTGTTAGGGCTAAGCTTACCTGTTTTTGGTTTTAGTATTTTATTTACGCTATTTATCTTTGCTATGCGTAAATACATACCTTCTAAGCCATAA
- a CDS encoding GNAT family N-acetyltransferase, which yields MNMLNYQLVGKTDYESAVEFALYTRQLLFPEIYHGQVSKDLQNFEQYYVNDPLGCFITVKDHNRIIGTIAYRAYDHRFDLNLPSNTVEVVKLFVLPEYRRSGIATMLCKMLFSHAQKNEITTLYLHTHPFLPAAEEFWRLQGFDVIKREWIDKYDTIHMSKYL from the coding sequence ATGAATATGTTGAATTATCAGCTAGTGGGTAAAACAGACTATGAGTCTGCGGTAGAGTTTGCACTTTATACAAGACAGCTTTTATTCCCAGAAATCTATCATGGGCAAGTCTCCAAAGATTTACAAAATTTTGAGCAATATTATGTCAATGATCCATTGGGTTGCTTCATTACGGTAAAAGACCATAATCGTATTATTGGTACGATTGCATATCGGGCGTATGACCATCGTTTTGATTTAAACTTACCGTCTAATACGGTTGAGGTCGTCAAATTATTTGTATTACCTGAATACCGTCGTAGTGGCATCGCAACCATGCTATGTAAAATGTTGTTTAGCCATGCACAAAAGAATGAAATTACCACTTTGTATTTGCATACCCATCCATTTTTACCTGCCGCTGAAGAGTTTTGGCGGCTCCAAGGTTTTGACGTTATTAAACGAGAATGGATTGATAAGTATGACACCATTCACATGAGTAAATATTTATAG
- a CDS encoding multicopper oxidase family protein gives MKIAHLILCTPLTLVSWCVSANDSSERILEDPPDMTVARNHVALLAAPNPTVPSTNAPQMQSSNEALFTWEVKKTRNKLWNPATNRYDEVVLRSYQGTNTQPNTPYIAPTIEVFPGETVRANLDNQLDIDPITHKKFPKDPSCTGDHFDVNKPHCFDGTNMHTHGLWINPAGNSDNVLVSINPGVNFQYEYNIPPDHPAGTFWYHPHRHGSTAIQVASGMAGALIIRGYRQPTPNKTGDLDLLTYGFKERTLVFQQIQYACYDANGKIETDKNGNYICQNNQMGEIRDYQGFGPGDWGKSGRYTSINGEVQPFITQAVAGQVERWRMVHAGVRDSINLSVRQMQNIPSKLDLTPTGEKKLLSESCTGPIVNQQLIAADGLTFKQVMDKTVTVFQPGYRFDALMQFPQEGRYCLIDEAASASANVDRTYSQKRLLGIIQVNKATSAPQSLTTALSNNATRNIAPDMRPAVLQDLQQNLKLSHFVPHQDLPATPYKQFLEFNIDTKANPIQFQVNGKPYKPDRIDRTLELGKTDEWILTSKLASHPFHIHVNPFQVVAVYDPNGKDVSDINAVDDYDKTAAPDPQYRGLKGTWKDTIWVKNVDGASYKVIVRTKYQRYIGDFVLHCHILDHEDQGMMQNIRISLPDGNGGVSQGHH, from the coding sequence ATGAAAATAGCTCATTTAATATTATGCACACCTCTAACTTTAGTGAGTTGGTGTGTATCAGCAAATGATTCTTCTGAACGTATATTAGAAGACCCTCCCGATATGACTGTGGCTCGTAATCATGTCGCATTACTTGCAGCACCGAACCCAACAGTGCCATCAACAAATGCGCCGCAAATGCAATCTTCAAATGAAGCATTATTTACATGGGAAGTTAAAAAAACGAGGAACAAACTATGGAACCCTGCAACAAATCGTTATGATGAAGTTGTGTTACGTAGTTATCAAGGTACAAATACGCAGCCCAATACGCCTTATATTGCTCCGACGATTGAAGTATTTCCCGGAGAAACCGTACGGGCAAATTTAGATAACCAACTTGATATAGATCCGATTACTCACAAAAAATTTCCTAAAGACCCAAGTTGTACTGGCGATCATTTTGATGTGAATAAACCTCATTGTTTTGATGGCACCAACATGCACACTCACGGTTTATGGATAAATCCAGCAGGAAATAGTGATAACGTTTTAGTTTCAATTAATCCGGGTGTTAATTTCCAATATGAATACAACATCCCGCCCGATCATCCAGCCGGAACGTTTTGGTACCATCCACATCGACATGGTTCAACCGCAATTCAAGTTGCAAGTGGTATGGCAGGTGCTTTAATCATTCGTGGATATCGTCAGCCCACCCCAAATAAGACAGGTGATTTAGATTTACTTACTTATGGTTTTAAAGAAAGAACGCTAGTTTTTCAACAAATCCAATATGCTTGCTATGATGCTAACGGAAAAATTGAAACTGATAAAAATGGCAACTATATTTGCCAAAACAATCAAATGGGTGAAATTAGGGATTATCAGGGTTTTGGTCCGGGTGATTGGGGGAAATCAGGACGATATACAAGCATTAATGGTGAAGTACAACCTTTCATTACCCAAGCGGTTGCAGGACAAGTTGAGCGTTGGCGAATGGTACATGCAGGTGTCCGCGACAGTATCAACTTAAGCGTTCGTCAAATGCAAAATATTCCGTCCAAACTCGATTTAACCCCAACGGGTGAAAAGAAATTATTAAGTGAGAGTTGTACAGGACCTATTGTGAACCAACAACTGATTGCAGCCGATGGCCTGACCTTTAAACAGGTCATGGATAAAACAGTCACCGTCTTTCAACCGGGTTACCGTTTCGATGCATTAATGCAATTCCCGCAAGAAGGTCGTTATTGTTTAATTGATGAAGCAGCGTCGGCTTCAGCTAACGTGGACCGTACATATTCACAGAAACGCTTACTCGGTATCATTCAAGTCAATAAAGCTACTTCAGCACCTCAGTCTTTAACAACAGCTTTAAGTAATAACGCAACACGCAATATTGCTCCAGATATGCGTCCCGCTGTGCTTCAAGATTTACAACAAAATCTGAAACTCAGTCACTTTGTTCCTCATCAGGACCTACCAGCGACTCCGTACAAACAATTTTTAGAATTTAATATTGATACTAAGGCTAATCCAATTCAGTTTCAGGTGAATGGAAAACCATACAAACCAGACCGAATTGACCGTACGCTCGAGTTAGGTAAAACCGATGAATGGATACTTACTTCTAAATTAGCCAGCCACCCTTTTCATATTCATGTAAACCCATTTCAAGTGGTGGCAGTGTATGACCCTAATGGTAAAGATGTCAGTGATATAAACGCCGTGGATGACTATGACAAAACGGCTGCCCCTGACCCACAATACCGCGGTCTAAAAGGGACATGGAAAGATACAATCTGGGTTAAAAACGTAGACGGAGCCAGTTATAAAGTCATTGTTAGAACCAAGTATCAACGCTACATCGGTGACTTTGTATTGCACTGCCATATTTTAGATCATGAAGATCAAGGCATGATGCAAAATATTCGAATTAGTCTTCCAGATGGAAATGGTGGGGTTTCTCAAGGCCATCATTAA